Proteins encoded together in one Ipomoea triloba cultivar NCNSP0323 chromosome 4, ASM357664v1 window:
- the LOC116015944 gene encoding uncharacterized protein LOC116015944 gives MAPPGRRPEPRGTPTEELLAQNLQQLTQLTQTLGNALLNNQRGGPDVAKIIAGHRPPFFTGKEDPLVLEDWIRTFDKMFEAVECPEERRVEIATFYFQQEADNWWSMMGPMYQQQGEFQWTDLKARMRDHFYPEHVKSAKYEEFLHLRQGTTSVQDYYAKYLELARFAPALAPDEPSRARKFVNGLNFETQKAVCVFECQTLGEAYNRAAKHYRVQQMQKEVREKGKRKFEGSSRGGEKNSKMSQGEAIRDYQRSGIPRPRRDFPTQSTGMTSRGWMKERHFYCKRCGKDHPGVDCIGMPVECFNCGKKGHRSFECQTSRREGSFRPSQSQEKTQQSGIQVKARNGGNMANSNTESTSKAPTSRSGPQQGRIFVMSKAQADVSDVVAGTFPLRDIPAYVLFDSGASHSFISSRFVEKLKLVPSSQVQFKVNLASGKVVTCSNIFENIPISIEGESFPCTLIQFGLDDFDIILGMDWLGKYRAQICCSKQKLVLRSPKGKRVSYKGAASQPDVRLVSMAKMRKYVGKRCEVFLCMVEDLNVDKKGIEQIPVVREFPDLFPDEIPGFPPEREVEFTIDLVPGTTPISKTPYRMAPIELQELKEQLQDLLDKGYIRPSVSPWGAPVLFVKKKDGGLRLCVDYRELNRVTVKNKYPLPRIDDLFDQLKEAGTFSKIDLRSGYHQVRVAEKDISKTAFRTKYM, from the exons ATGGCTCCGCCTGGAAGGAGACCAGAACCTCGTGGAACTCCTACCGAGGAACTGCTAGCGCAGAATTTGCAGCAGTTGACCCAACTGACTCAAACTTTGGGAAATGCGCTTCTCAATAATCAACGGGGAGGGCCAGATGTGGCTAAGATCATAGCTGGGCATCGTCCTCCATTCTTCACTGGTAAGGAAGATCCACTAGTGTTAGAAGATTGGATAAGGACTTTCGACAAAATGTTTGAGGCTGTAGAATGTCCTGAAGAAAGGAGGGTGGAGATAGCTACATTCTATTTCCAGCAAGAAGCTGACAACTGGTGGAGTATGATgggacccatgtatcaacaacaAGGAGAATTTCAATGGACTGACCTTAAAGCTCGAATGCGGGATCATTTTTATCCCGAGCATGTTAAGTCCGCTAAGTACGAGGAATTTCTACATCTACGTCAAGGGACGACATCTGTTCAGGACTACTATGCTAAGTATCTTGAGCTGGCACGATTTGCCCCTGCCTTAGCCCCGGATGAGCCAAGCAGGGCTAGGAAGTTTGTAAATGGATTAAATTTTGAGACTCAAAAAGCCGTTTGTGTGTTTGAGTGTCAGACTCTTGGAGAGGCTTATAACCGGGCTGCCAAACATTATCGAGTCCAACAGATGCAGAAGGAGGTTCGTGAGAAGGGTAAGAGGAAATTTGAAGGTAGTAGCAGAGGGGGAGAGAAGAACTCTAAGATGAGTCAAGGAGAGGCTATTCGGGATTACCAAAGAAGTGGGATTCCCAGACCTAGGAGGGATTTTCCAACTCAAAGTACGGGGATGACTAGTAGAGGATGGATGAAGGAGAGGCATTTCTACTGTAAAAGATGTGGGAAGGATCATCCCGGTGTCGATTGTATAGGGATGCCGGTAGAATGCTTCAATTGTGGGAAGAAGGGCCATCGCTCATTTGAATGTCAAACTAGCAGGAGGGAAGGGTCATTCCGTCCTAGCCAGAGTCAAGAAAAGACCCAACAATCTGGAATACAAGTGAAGGCTAGGAATGGAGGGAACATGGCAAATAGTAACACTGAGAGCACCAGCAAGGCACCAACTAGCAGGAGTGGACCCCAGCAAGGGAGGATCTTTGTGATGAGTAAAGCTCAGGCGGATGTGAGCGATGTGGTGGCAGGTACTTTTCCGCTTCGTGATATACCTGCTTATGTATTATTTGACTCTGGAGcatctcattcttttatatccTCAAGGTTTGTAGAGAAATTGAAGTTAGTACCTAGTTCCcaagtacaatttaaagtgaACCTTGCATCGGGGAAGGTGGTGACCTGTAGTAATATCTTTGAGAACATACCTATAAGCATAGAAGGGGAAAGTTTCCCTTGTACCTTAATACAGTTTGGATTAGACGACTTTGATATAATATTAGGGATGGATTGGTTAGGAAAGTATAGGGCTCAGATCTGTTGTAGCAAACAAAAATTGGTACTGAGGAGCCCAAAAGGAAAACGTGTGTCCTATAAGGGAGCTGCAAGTCAGCCCGATGTGAGATTAGTATCGATGGCCAAGATGAGGAAGTATGTGGGAAAAAGGTGTGAAGTGTTCTTATGCATGGTGGAAGATTTGAATGTGGATAAGAAGGGAATTGAGCAAATCCCTGTCGTAAGGGAGTTTCCTGACCTATTCCCTGATGAGATTCCAGGCTTCCCTCCAGAACGGGAAGTAGAGTTCACCATTGATCTGGTACCGGGCACTACTCCTATTTCAAAGACCCCGTACCGAATGGCCCCAATAGAATTACAAGAGTTGAAGGAGCAGCTTCAAGACTTGCTAGATAAGGGATACATTCGCCCGAGTGTATCGCCATGGGGAGCTCCAGTATTGTTCGTGAAAAAGAAGGATGGGGGGTTGCGACTCTGCGTTGACTACCGAGAGTTGAACCGGGTGACTGTTAAGAATAAGTACCCACTCCCTCGGATTGATGATCTGTTCGATCAATTAAAGGAGGCTGGTACTTTCTCAAAGATAGATTTAAGGTCGGGATATCATCAAGTGAGAGTGGCTGAGAAAGATATATCTAAGACAGCCTTTCGGACAA AATATATGTAA